CGCAGTATGTTCATTTTGTATATCCGGTTGAGCGATTATCCCGACTTTATAACCTTCTTTGGTTAATAAATTCCCAATTACGGCTACACCAATAAACGGGCTGTCTAAATAGGTGTCGCCGCTTACAAGGATTATGTCGCATTGAGTCCAGCCCAGCTTCTTCATTTCGTCTGACGTTGTCGGTAGAAACATAGACGCATTTTACGTTATTTTCATGCCTTAGTCAACTATGCAAATAGCACATGCAAATAGCACACCTTCTGATATATGCCTTCATATAATTAGCCCTTGACAAAAATAGGAAAACATAGTACAATCATATTACCAGTATATTACTGGTAATACTATGAAAAACAAGCAAATTCTTAAAAATAGAAAAATAGCCGGCATACTTAAAAACAGGATTATAAAGGGCGATTATCCATTTGACTCAAAAATTCCCAGCGAAACTGTGTTATCAGAGGAATTCAAAGT
This DNA window, taken from Elusimicrobiota bacterium, encodes the following:
- a CDS encoding YgiQ family radical SAM protein, with amino-acid sequence MFLPTTSDEMKKLGWTQCDIILVSGDTYLDSPFIGVAVIGNLLTKEGYKVGIIAQPDIQNEHTA